The DNA sequence CAACGTTATGGAAGTTCCTGGATCGTCTTCAATAAGAGTCGTGCCAAAGGAACCCTATGATTTCagaagaaaaaatggaaaattggcTATGGAGATTCTGCGCGGTCAGAAATTGATACAGACAAGGGGTTCGACAGGAAAGTCCTTTCGATCCAATCCATTCTTGGAGTCAAATAAAGACAAAGGATATGTCAGTGACCTAGCACGAGAAAGCACTCTCCGAGGGGCATGAAATgtctaatttttctttcaaaatcatTATAGGAATAGTAATGTCTTTCTTAAATTCTCCGGCCGAAATACGGGAAAACTCCATGAAATTCTCGATGGAAACGGAGTGTTTTTCGAATTCTTCCCGGAACTGGCAGATCATTTCGAGATCTTCTCTAAGACTCTAGGGTTCAATGTGACTATTGTCACTTCGGCCAAGACACAAGATGAGACTTTACCACCGTGGAGCggctttttgaaaaaaaaatggaatttgaaaaaaagaaaagattgaagCTGAAATCCAACTTCTTCTTGAAATAAAGAACTCGCACACACTAGATTTCTTGgattccaaaaaaaatcaatacaccagcttagatttcttggatttctttttttcgcaaattctttgctcatctggagtagcttaattagtggaGTTGAGATGAACAAGGGCCTAGGcgccagtaacccaaagaaatgaaagaagagCTTACTTATTTGATTCATTTCCTATCTAGGGAGTCCTCAAAcaaagttccattcgagattggactaagaaggaagaaggcgagtcagtatgctaatgcctcatcctcaaatcaatccttcccataggttattgtcccaacgaataagtaattgtaggagtgaaagcttcatataattcgaaaaagcaagagcagcaagtccaagtaaatcaAATACGAAACAAAATACGtcatttttttaggattaaacaaaaggattcgcaaatcaaagtgctaatgctacaaccagtccataaattgttaaagcttccataaaagccagactaagaaatcaagtacctcggatttttccctccgcctcgggttgtctcgcgatcccttctacagcttggcccgcagcagtaccttgaccaatcccaggtccaatagaagcaagcccgacggccaacccagcagcaataacggaagcggcagaaatcagtggattcatgataagttcctcacaccaaaagaaagaaatggttaatgatacaatcaaccaatgaattataacttattattccatcactaagatttatccaactaaaaattacgaattgaagtaataatattatttcatcgtccaaactacttcaatctctcttttttagttcctatccatccacgtagtttttgtgtgaatccatacgacttttgttcttccatttcttttaaagcattcttttcattcttcattgtttttcttgatttaatctctctattcattcaatattgaattcaaaattacattacagccgaaacagaaggacttccattgtaagccctatctaaattcacagtagtagggcggatcTCTGAATTTGTAATTCTATTTTGAGTTCGATTTTGTTATTTCACATTAGTTCAGTTCGGTTAGATAATATAGGAAAGAAAACAGGAGAAAGAGAGCTCTCAACTCCTTTACTGCAGGCCAAAAGAAAAGCATCCCAACCTTGAAAGATACGACGAATTTTGAAAGATACGAAGCATCCCAACCTTGAAAGATACGACGAATTTGCAGAAAGGATCCCCCGCCACCCTTTATGGAGCTATTTGCATGCGGACTGCATTTGACTCTCAAGGGCAGATACCGGACCCCGTGCTCAGATACAACTCCCTCCAAGTAGTAGAGAAACCCCTGACTTCCGAAATGACAGAATCCTTACTCTATATAAAAGGCTTTGAAGACAGCCCCTTACACCTCCTAAAGACGGGAAATCCTGGGGCAAGAAGACTGATAATATCCTTTTCACTCTTAAAAcgaatgaaaatgaatttactCAATTTCGCCGTTGTCCCCCTTCCCAAATACGGGAGGAAAACTTCGAAGAGCTTGACAAAGAATATCCACCCCAAGCCATTTTCAGGACAGCGCATGAAGACGAAACCGATTTCACTATTTGGCCCCTCACTTTAAGAAGACAGCAAGACAAACAAGAGGAGGATTTACTACTTATTATTCTACATGGGGTCCCAGAAAGGGAAAGGCTACTTGCAGAAAGATACGACGAGCTCGCGGAAAAAAAGGATCCCCGAACCTGAAACTTTCTTCGCCTGGATGAGAGACTACCCGCAGATACTAAAGCAAGCGGAGGAATCAGAAAATGAAATACTGGCGGAGCTCCTTATAGCACCCCTGTAATAGCACAACCCCGATGAAGAACAATAATACTAACCCCGATGAGAGGGCCCGATCCGCCGACGAGAAGGCCCGCAACTCCGATCGGAATATTGGTACTTTTTTAGTATATTATTTAACCAACCAAAACGGAGTCAAATCTCCCCCAAAAGAGGCCATTGGGCCCGATCCGCCGCTTCGCTACAATACCCGGAGGTtaatatggaatttcatgagtcctccggacaggttcatattccattgaatgacgactgtaggacggaggacggggaagaagaagatcgactgtgaatatggatataaacaaggattaaataagggtccgtccgaaggttatgaaataacgagactcaaaacaaatcaatgaatgaattgagaatgaaacctatgaatttttgtaatcaacgaccttgtaatccttagcgaaaatgaacaaaaagctaggttttgggtatggctggcagcaacttttcattcaaaatcttgaattttttctctattatcgtttaaatagaaagatgagaaaaaggaccattttgcaagaaaaaagacggggaaaacgcaatgaaagaagaaagcctagaaaagaaatgaacagactttgattctagttctagtttctggtccggataaagagaggagaaagaaatgtttttcactcaattatcgtgaaatatatatatgagaaaaagtcaaaaaatgcaagaaccgagaagaaaggcaatgaatgaaaggatgagttgatctcagagaatttgcttaagacatgaatgAAGAGATTGATCAAtgaggatacaaaggttaggacttgaaagcgaagtcctgatccctgaactattttcaggagcgaaggtactcgtagtttcagatataggagaggagcgaaggtactcgactgaggttaggaaggagaggagcgaaggtactcgactgataaggagaggagcgaaggtactcgactgataaggagaggagcgaaggtactcgactgataaggagaggagcccgacgattattattcaatgaaataactcgactgataaggatcaaagaatgatctttgaattttcaagctcattccttatcaaagaatgatcgaaatccatattcaaattAATGCCACTAAAAGACTGGCGTCTCTTTCAAGACACAACGGATGATCCAGCTTCAACTGAAAGGGATGCCACCTCTCCTTAAAGACGAGCCTTTCGCCTCTGGTCGCGCTATTGCtttaccgcgtagtgggacTCCTTTCTTATGAGAGAAATTCATAAAGCCTCTGGGCGAGTGATGTTCCCGGCTTAGCTTAGACCCCTAATAATGGTGGGTTTGTCTTGCTTCCACCCTAACTGGAGATGAAAGCAGGTGGTAGTCCATTTTGAACATCTGACCCCGTCGCTAGGACGCTCTTCGACTAAGGAGTTGCAGGTGAGGCTGGCTGtggttctttctttttcaagagTTGCTGGTGAAGTAGCCTCATCCCCAAAGAAGGATGAATTCAAAGACAAGTCCCAACCTCTCTGAAATCAAGAGGtgcaaacttttttttttcaattggaTGCTTTTTATCCACATCAAAAGTAGGATTGGTTGTGCTACTTCTCGTTCTCAGCGCTCAACCGGTTCCACACGAAAGATcccccggtccgtggtagtttaatttaAAGCCTATCTCCAAACATCCTATCACAAGAAAATAGAAGACAAAAATGACAATcaaataaatcgtttttttttggAGTTTATTGGAGTTTGATTGTATAGTTTTTATTGTAGTTTGATTCTTGGTTGCCTCAACTTCTACAACTTTTTGATGGATTCCTTTCTTCTCACCTCTCCATGTGACATTGGGACGACGGGACCTTTTTTCAGCTTGTCCTTCCCCCAACTCTCAATCATGCGAATGCACCCAAACCTCTTTTCTGCCTGATGTGAGGTTTTCATATTCAATTTCATGAGTGGTCGAAATGGGTTGTATTTTCTAGTTCTATCTTTTCTATGCTCACTGGCTATTTAGCCTCAAATCAGACTTTGAGAAGCGAAAAAGAAGgcgaaagaaagaagaagatagtGAGAAGATATAAGTCGATAAGAAAGCTCTGAAGGGTGATAACACAAGGTTAGGATTCGCTGTCGATATGGAGATCGGACAAATAGAAAAGAGCTGACGCGTCCTACCCGCTTAGTTCGCCGAACCAGGCCCCACTCCGCGGTTACTGGATTGATTGACTGTTAGCAAACGGCTATCTTTCCAACTCCTAGCTCCCTACTGAACTTGCGTGTGCCCCCTACTCAGAGCGGACTAGCTTCCCCCTTTTCCGAACTCCGCCTCATTCGCACCTCGGTGCAACTTCTCTTCTCTGAGTGGAGGGTAGGTATTGAATAACCTTTAATAAGAAGGTCAAGTCAAGTAAGTCAAGGCTCTTCTTGTACACGGATTAGTCTGATTCCCACAGAGCGGTATTGCAAAGCAAAGTTCAGGCAACGAATGGATTGCATGAGAAAGATCCCCATTATCTCGTAATTAGAGAAGTCAATTCCGTCTTGTCTTCTATTTCGGATTCCTCCGACTTATAGAAAAAACCTGATAAGTGAACCCAGGTCTCGCTACCAAACCATCCCGTGTAGTGGGATCGAGCCCGTTACGAGCACTGTCGCAGGGGGAGTCCCTTGGTTCCGCTTGCTCTTTCAGTACGAGGATAGAGAAAGGCTCGCGATAAGCCTTTTTTTTGAGATGAGGCGGAGTGGCTGATCAGCTAGGGCAATTCCCTTGAATCAGTGCTTTGGCTCTTTCCTTATTGTATTCTTAAATAAACTTAGCTGCCTAAGGCCTTTCTGAAAATCAAAGGAGATTTCTTGGTCGAAACCAAAGCACTTTTCTGCAATTATAAGGGGTCCAGATGCGTAgaaggagtcagaaatccatattcaccttcaaggtgcgaagcagctcgactcaaaatagaggAGAGGGGAGAACTCGACTCCAAATTCTAAGGGCCCTTCGAAGAAACTCCCCCAAAGAGGATCAAGGCAAAAGCCGATTATCGACCGGACTAGCCGCAAGGTCATTCTCAGAGGTTAGATAGAAAGCCGCTGTTCTCGAAGTCTAATAGACGGAATAGACCAATAAGAATAGGAGCGGCTATCCCAAGCGGTTAGGTGCTCTTCGATCGGGGAATCCTTTCGTAAGGTCTTCCATCTTGGATAGGTCTGAATACGACCGAGTTTACCGAGTGGAAGGGGGACCAGGCTAGGCCCAGGATAGGTTATCAGTAGCTCATCCATAAAGGTAGATGTAATTGAGTGCTTTACCGAGTAAGCGAGGATAGAAGGTCAGACATCCGAACATAGAGGCATCCGTCTCGGAAGAGTAATCGTAATCTCTCTCTGTTTTGGAATCTCAATCAGTATCAACTGACGAGGTTATCTAATAGAAAAGACCAGAAGAATTTGAGTGGAATCTTTTCGGAATTCTTATTGGATCAATGAAATGGTTTGAACCTCAAAACAAGGTATTTGAGAATATTACACGGGGAATTTGGTAAATAGCTAGCTAATACAACCTCTTCCGCAGCAACGGAGAAAGATCAGACTCCCAGACTAGG is a window from the Cucumis melo cultivar AY unplaced genomic scaffold, USDA_Cmelo_AY_1.0 utg001900l, whole genome shotgun sequence genome containing:
- the LOC127147745 gene encoding LOW QUALITY PROTEIN: 60S ribosomal protein L5, mitochondrial-like (The sequence of the model RefSeq protein was modified relative to this genomic sequence to represent the inferred CDS: deleted 3 bases in 2 codons), whose amino-acid sequence is MGPSQQLQFHYEDISRQDPLLKQNHTNVMEVPGSSSIRVVPKEPYDFRRKNGKLAMEILRGQKLIQTRGSTGKSFRSNPFLESNKDKGYVSDLARESTLRGHEMSNFSFKIIIGIVMSFLNSPAEIRENSMKFSMETEFFEFFPELADHFEIFSKTLGFNVTIVTSAKTQDETLPPWSGFLKKKWNLKKRKD